In a genomic window of Holophagales bacterium:
- a CDS encoding IMP dehydrogenase: MRELEPLFLGRTFDDFLFRPQRSPVTSRRALDLTMPLVEGLGIGLPIVGANMDTVVGEEMARALALEGAFGFLHRSSPIDVQAARVKYVKTRHSYVIERPLVLPRRATIAEVRRLIERHRSSGILIEETEGSGLLAGLLSQRDLPLGPGSGERLVEELMTPVARLVTRPPSVSMEEAERTMWERRVEKLPLVDEGGLIRGLVTMRDLHLFKRKPYSVKDERGRLRVGAAIGAAGDYLERAAALAEAEVDVILMDVAHAHSEILAKAVPAFRSRFPNVPLVVGNVATGEGARFLADLGAAAIKVGVGPGRGCRTRLETGAGVPQLQAIREVWLATEGKVPIIADGGVRNDKDVFLALAAGASTVMLGSLLSGTDESPGIVVDDPATRQKMKLYRGMTSPEAVVDGATDEGVADALATPAEGQSLRVPYVGSVVDVLARIAGHLRSAVSYAGESTLEAAHRKIAADPGRYLVPLSAAGRAESFDR, encoded by the coding sequence ATGCGCGAGCTGGAACCCCTCTTCCTCGGCCGTACCTTCGACGACTTCCTCTTCCGGCCCCAGCGGAGCCCGGTGACGAGCCGGCGGGCCCTCGACCTGACGATGCCGCTCGTCGAAGGGCTCGGCATCGGCCTGCCGATCGTCGGCGCGAACATGGACACCGTCGTCGGAGAGGAGATGGCGCGGGCGCTCGCCCTCGAGGGCGCGTTCGGCTTCCTCCACCGGAGCTCGCCGATCGACGTCCAGGCGGCGCGCGTGAAGTACGTCAAGACACGCCACTCCTACGTCATCGAGAGGCCGCTCGTCCTTCCGCGCCGCGCCACGATCGCCGAGGTCCGCCGCCTCATCGAGCGCCACCGCTCGAGCGGCATCCTGATCGAGGAAACCGAAGGCTCCGGGCTCCTCGCGGGCCTCCTCTCCCAGCGCGACCTGCCGCTCGGTCCCGGGAGCGGCGAGCGACTCGTCGAGGAGCTGATGACGCCCGTCGCGCGCCTCGTCACGCGCCCCCCCTCCGTCAGCATGGAGGAGGCCGAGCGGACGATGTGGGAGCGGCGGGTCGAGAAGCTTCCCCTCGTCGACGAGGGGGGGCTCATCCGCGGTCTCGTGACGATGCGTGATCTCCACCTCTTCAAGAGGAAGCCCTACTCGGTGAAGGACGAGCGGGGCCGCCTGCGCGTCGGCGCCGCGATCGGCGCCGCCGGCGACTACCTCGAGCGCGCCGCGGCGCTCGCCGAGGCGGAGGTCGACGTCATCCTCATGGACGTCGCCCACGCCCACTCCGAGATCCTCGCGAAGGCGGTCCCCGCCTTCCGCAGCCGCTTCCCGAACGTCCCGCTCGTCGTCGGCAACGTCGCGACGGGCGAGGGGGCGCGCTTTCTCGCCGACCTCGGCGCCGCCGCGATCAAGGTCGGCGTCGGCCCCGGCCGCGGCTGCCGGACCCGTCTCGAGACGGGCGCAGGGGTCCCGCAGCTCCAGGCGATCCGCGAGGTGTGGCTCGCGACGGAGGGAAAGGTCCCGATCATCGCGGACGGCGGCGTCCGCAACGACAAGGACGTCTTCCTCGCCCTCGCCGCCGGCGCCTCGACCGTGATGCTCGGGTCGCTCCTCTCGGGCACCGACGAGTCTCCCGGCATCGTCGTCGACGACCCGGCGACGCGGCAGAAGATGAAGCTCTACCGCGGCATGACGTCGCCCGAGGCGGTCGTCGACGGCGCGACGGACGAGGGTGTCGCCGACGCCCTCGCGACGCCGGCAGAGGGACAGTCCCTCCGCGTGCCTTACGTCGGGAGCGTCGTCGACGTCCTCGCGCGCATCGCCGGCCACCTCCGCTCGGCCGTCAGCTACGCCGGAGAGTCGACGCTCGAGGCGGCGCACCGCAAGATCGCCGCCGACCCCGGGCGCTACCTCGTCCCGCTCTCGGCCGCGGGGCGGGCCGAGTCGTTCGACCGCTGA
- a CDS encoding efflux RND transporter periplasmic adaptor subunit: protein MSLQTGCGPDAGATAPAAGPPQVRTIRLVPENVVLSTIVVGTLEPSARVVVAAQEEGVVTAVAVREGDRVAAGDLVVQLDDRRIRAELAEAQARLLDAQAQARRAKALEGEGLISTSEADTIRASEAMAEARADLLRTRASFTRITAPVAGVVLARHVEVGNLASPRTPLVELAAGPGLMLRVPVSELEVVHLRPGDTATVRVDALPDVSMAARIARIFPAAEGTTRQVTVELTLADPPAAVRPGFLARAGMVLENRKGVLLVPEAALQRGSEVPHFVWVLDGDTARVRPVEPGERVDGRVVIRKGLAAGDEVVVEGLVRLRDGGPVQRAAGGSGS from the coding sequence GTGTCCCTCCAGACCGGCTGTGGTCCGGATGCCGGCGCGACCGCGCCCGCCGCCGGTCCGCCCCAGGTCCGGACGATCCGCCTCGTCCCGGAGAACGTCGTCCTCTCCACCATCGTCGTCGGAACGCTCGAACCCTCGGCGCGCGTGGTCGTCGCGGCCCAGGAGGAGGGTGTCGTCACCGCCGTGGCCGTCCGCGAGGGAGACCGGGTCGCCGCGGGGGACCTCGTCGTCCAGCTCGACGACCGGCGGATCCGGGCCGAGCTTGCGGAGGCGCAGGCGCGGCTCCTCGACGCCCAGGCCCAGGCGCGCCGCGCGAAGGCCCTCGAGGGAGAGGGCCTCATCTCGACGTCGGAAGCGGACACGATCCGGGCGTCCGAGGCGATGGCGGAGGCGCGAGCCGATCTCCTCCGGACCCGGGCCTCCTTCACGCGGATCACGGCCCCCGTCGCCGGCGTCGTCCTCGCGCGGCACGTGGAGGTGGGGAACCTCGCCTCGCCCCGCACGCCGCTCGTCGAGCTGGCGGCCGGTCCGGGCCTGATGCTGAGGGTCCCCGTCTCCGAGCTGGAGGTCGTCCACCTCCGTCCCGGTGACACGGCGACGGTGCGGGTCGACGCCCTCCCGGACGTCTCGATGGCCGCCCGGATCGCGCGGATCTTCCCGGCCGCGGAGGGAACGACGCGGCAGGTGACGGTCGAGCTCACGCTCGCAGATCCCCCGGCCGCGGTCCGGCCGGGCTTCCTCGCGCGGGCCGGGATGGTCCTCGAGAACCGGAAGGGCGTCCTCCTCGTCCCCGAGGCCGCGCTGCAGCGCGGGTCGGAGGTGCCCCACTTCGTCTGGGTCCTCGACGGCGACACGGCGCGGGTCCGTCCCGTCGAGCCGGGCGAGCGGGTGGACGGGCGGGTCGTGATCCGCAAGGGCCTCGCGGCCGGCGACGAGGTCGTCGTGGAAGGGCTCGTCCGCCTGCGCGACGGCGGCCCGGTCCAGCGCGCAGCCGGCGGGAGCGGGTCGTGA
- a CDS encoding DUF3516 domain-containing protein: MGRLLRFALLLSPLFLPAPSAAIRPERPLSQAQVDVWQTENGLPQNTVTSILRTRDGHLWFGTYDGLVRFDGARFTVFDGKTTPLLATGSAFALMEDRSGTLWIGRSENVVQYRDGVFRQVLGDELGQGTVWSLSEAPDGTVWAGAGNGLVRWKDGQATLLTKRDGLPAVRLRSTCVDTDGTLWIGTSGAGLVAMRDGRVTSWSTRTGFPSDQIITVLPDPAGGVWAATAGAGLVRIVGESRRVYGKADGLPTDQLTALALDAAGSLWVGTWGSGICRLREDAFSCLGSPPLSNDKVWSVLPDVEGFVWVGTWVGGLNRLRDRGFPAFGVPEGLSNDNVRSVLHGRDGSVWLATAGGGLNRLREGRIEVLRKADGLPSDEISGLCEDRSGALWVGTYTSGLARIRGSRIDTFGKAEGLPGLDVRVILEDRRGTIWVATTSGVATSRDGRRFEPLATPDGVSLRAVVCLLEDRNGVLWFGTSGDGLVRYDAAGFRVLKTRDGLVSDRISALHEDEEGDLWIGSAWSGLNRMKDGVLTAIRPEDGLAEGRAQVILEDRLGGLWLTGNKGFQRLLKRELIAVSEGRPGSIRPHAFGLADGLRSASFASGQQPAGSIGPDGRIWLPSYRGVVVVDPERIPPSPPPPGVRLEELLVDGTPRDARNGIEIGPGRLMVEIRYAATTLQPPELIRFRSQLDGFDRDWVEVETRRSAFYTGLPPGSYRFRVASRIGDGPWGEVGDVLSVKVLPALHQTAWFRVLALVLGVSLIVVAIRRRTVQLRGRQAKLERLVAERTEALRRANERLSELSFSDALSGIANRRRFDETLESEWKRGVRFGHPLSLVMADIDFFKRYNDALGHPAGDRCIVEVAGVLQSLARRAGDLAARYGGEEFMLLLPATSAADAAIVAETARAQIEALGIPHPDGASPSVTASFGVATFVPDRSLPEVAGGPDQLVSAADAALYRAKRGGRNRVEVAPARGCGAACSGPGERAFRRGSDRLKGVSPVAAGKWETPRLHAMANAEQPPNETRIVTPLADRIPPGGTSDADEILGLFLDWVADTGLTLYPAQEEALLEIMAGKHVILGTPTGSGKSLVALGLHFKALCEGRVSFYTSPIKALASEKFFALCGELGPENVGMRTGDASINPEGGVVCCTAEVLSNMALRVGEELDAPYVVMDEFHYYADKERGVAWQVPLLVLPNTQFLLMSATLGDTSAIAERLKHDTGREVAFVTSDERPVPLDFAYAETPLHQTIEKLLEQGKSPIYVVNFTQRECAELAQALTSVKIGSKEEREAIREVVAGRRLVTPYGKEFRRFLSFGVGVHHAGLLPRYRLLVEQLAQKGLLHVICGTDTLGVGVNIPIRTVLFSKLAKFDGTKVGLLTVREFKQIAGRAGRRGFDTEGSVVAQAPEHIVEKKQATKKSDASGKKVGKTFRGPAKGEISWTEETFQRLITRPPETLKSRFHLTHGMVLDLVQRDADTNRDAPPPERNFSALRDLVARCHEDDAAKARLLKHAALLVRSLSRAGIVGMSVEETGFRRVVVADDLQWDFSLHQALSIYAVTALERLDPASPTYAVDVVTVVESILENPDIILRKQTDRAKGKLVEELKAEGVPYEERMAKLEEVTYPQPLADFLFGAFEAFREAHPWAGGTDPKPKSIGREMFETFAGFSDYVKSYGLERSEGVLLRYLSQLYRTLDQTVPEPAKTDALWDVLGFFRALVGETDASLLEEWESLRHPEELLEAKAEPEKPRQAAWLRELLSDPRVFAARVRSEMHLLVRALARRDWEDAAERVWQPLEGTEGAAETAWTPERFEAVLTPFFEEHAELVAGPESRLHQWTNLRPAGPRQWTVTQTLLDPEGDNTWAVVAGIDLRDETAADGPILRLTRIDR, from the coding sequence ATGGGAAGGCTCCTGCGGTTCGCGCTGCTCCTGTCGCCCCTCTTCCTGCCGGCGCCCTCGGCGGCGATTCGCCCGGAACGGCCGTTGAGCCAGGCCCAGGTCGACGTCTGGCAGACGGAGAACGGACTTCCCCAGAACACGGTCACGTCGATCCTGAGGACCCGCGACGGCCACCTCTGGTTCGGGACCTACGACGGCCTCGTCCGGTTCGACGGGGCCCGGTTCACGGTTTTCGACGGAAAGACGACGCCCCTCCTGGCGACCGGATCGGCCTTCGCCCTGATGGAGGACCGCAGCGGGACCCTCTGGATCGGCCGGAGCGAGAACGTCGTTCAGTACAGGGACGGCGTCTTCCGGCAGGTCCTCGGGGACGAGCTGGGGCAGGGAACCGTCTGGTCTCTCTCCGAGGCGCCCGACGGAACGGTCTGGGCCGGCGCGGGGAACGGTCTCGTGCGCTGGAAGGACGGCCAGGCCACCCTCCTGACGAAGCGCGACGGCCTTCCCGCCGTCCGGCTGCGATCGACCTGCGTCGATACGGATGGAACGCTCTGGATCGGGACGAGCGGCGCCGGACTCGTCGCGATGCGCGACGGCCGCGTGACGTCGTGGTCGACCCGGACCGGGTTTCCGAGCGACCAGATCATCACGGTCCTCCCCGATCCGGCTGGCGGCGTCTGGGCCGCGACGGCGGGTGCCGGTCTCGTCCGGATCGTCGGAGAGTCCCGGCGCGTCTACGGAAAAGCGGACGGTCTGCCGACCGACCAGCTCACGGCGCTCGCGCTCGACGCGGCGGGCTCGCTCTGGGTCGGCACGTGGGGGAGCGGGATCTGCCGGTTGCGGGAGGACGCCTTCTCCTGTCTCGGGTCGCCTCCTCTCTCGAACGACAAGGTCTGGTCGGTCCTTCCGGACGTGGAGGGCTTCGTGTGGGTGGGGACGTGGGTAGGGGGCCTGAACCGGCTGCGCGACCGGGGCTTTCCCGCGTTCGGCGTCCCCGAGGGCCTCTCGAACGACAACGTCCGCTCCGTCCTTCACGGGCGCGACGGAAGCGTCTGGCTCGCAACCGCCGGGGGCGGGCTCAACCGCCTGCGCGAGGGGCGGATCGAAGTCCTCCGGAAGGCCGACGGCCTTCCGAGCGACGAGATCTCGGGGCTGTGCGAGGACCGGTCCGGCGCTCTCTGGGTCGGCACGTACACGTCGGGCCTCGCGAGGATTCGTGGAAGCCGGATAGACACTTTCGGCAAGGCCGAGGGGCTGCCCGGCCTGGACGTTCGGGTCATCCTCGAGGATCGGCGTGGGACGATCTGGGTCGCGACGACCTCCGGGGTCGCGACGTCGCGCGACGGTCGCAGGTTCGAGCCGCTCGCGACGCCCGACGGCGTGTCGCTGCGCGCCGTCGTCTGTCTCCTGGAAGACCGCAACGGCGTCCTCTGGTTCGGGACATCGGGGGACGGTCTCGTCCGGTACGACGCCGCGGGGTTCCGCGTGCTGAAGACCCGCGACGGGCTCGTGAGCGACAGGATTTCCGCGCTGCACGAGGATGAAGAGGGCGATCTCTGGATCGGGAGCGCGTGGAGCGGCCTCAACCGCATGAAGGACGGGGTGCTCACCGCGATCCGGCCGGAGGACGGCCTCGCCGAGGGGCGGGCGCAGGTCATACTCGAAGACCGGCTCGGCGGGCTCTGGCTGACCGGCAACAAAGGCTTCCAGCGACTCCTGAAGCGGGAGCTGATCGCCGTCTCCGAGGGGCGCCCCGGCTCCATTCGCCCGCACGCGTTCGGCCTGGCCGACGGCCTCCGGAGCGCCTCTTTCGCCAGCGGGCAGCAGCCGGCCGGGTCGATCGGCCCCGACGGGCGGATCTGGCTCCCGTCCTACCGCGGCGTCGTCGTCGTCGATCCCGAGCGGATCCCGCCTTCTCCTCCTCCCCCGGGGGTCCGACTGGAGGAGCTGCTCGTCGACGGGACGCCGCGCGACGCACGGAATGGGATCGAGATCGGCCCCGGCCGGTTGATGGTGGAGATCCGATACGCCGCGACGACGCTGCAGCCCCCCGAGCTGATCCGCTTCCGATCGCAGCTCGACGGATTCGACCGGGACTGGGTCGAGGTGGAGACGCGGCGGTCGGCCTTCTACACCGGACTTCCGCCAGGCAGTTACCGGTTCCGGGTCGCGAGCCGGATCGGAGATGGACCGTGGGGCGAGGTGGGGGACGTCCTGTCGGTGAAGGTGCTGCCAGCCCTGCACCAGACCGCATGGTTCCGGGTGCTCGCCCTGGTCCTCGGCGTCTCCCTCATCGTCGTCGCGATCCGGCGCCGCACCGTTCAGCTGCGGGGGCGTCAGGCGAAGCTCGAGCGGCTCGTCGCCGAGAGGACGGAGGCGCTGCGCCGCGCGAACGAGCGGTTGTCGGAGCTCTCGTTCTCCGACGCCCTGAGCGGGATCGCGAACCGGCGAAGGTTCGACGAGACGCTGGAATCGGAGTGGAAACGGGGCGTCCGGTTCGGCCATCCCCTGTCGCTCGTCATGGCGGACATCGACTTCTTCAAGCGCTACAACGACGCGCTCGGCCACCCGGCAGGGGACCGGTGCATCGTCGAGGTCGCGGGGGTCCTTCAGTCGCTGGCGAGGCGAGCGGGAGACCTCGCGGCCCGCTACGGGGGAGAGGAGTTCATGCTCCTCCTCCCGGCCACCAGTGCCGCCGACGCGGCGATCGTCGCCGAGACGGCGCGTGCCCAGATCGAGGCGCTGGGGATCCCGCATCCCGACGGAGCGTCTCCTTCCGTGACGGCGAGCTTCGGCGTCGCGACGTTCGTCCCCGACAGGTCCCTTCCCGAGGTGGCCGGTGGTCCGGACCAGCTCGTCTCCGCGGCGGACGCGGCGCTCTACCGCGCCAAGCGGGGAGGGCGAAACCGCGTCGAGGTCGCGCCCGCCCGGGGCTGCGGCGCCGCCTGCTCCGGACCAGGGGAGCGGGCATTCCGGAGGGGCTCTGACCGCCTGAAAGGCGTTTCGCCCGTCGCTGCCGGGAAGTGGGAAACTCCCCGGCTGCACGCCATGGCGAACGCCGAGCAGCCCCCGAACGAGACGCGAATCGTCACCCCCCTCGCGGACCGGATCCCGCCCGGCGGGACGAGCGACGCCGACGAGATCCTGGGCCTCTTCCTCGACTGGGTGGCCGACACCGGGCTCACGCTCTACCCGGCGCAGGAAGAGGCGCTCCTGGAGATCATGGCGGGCAAGCACGTCATCCTCGGGACGCCGACCGGCTCGGGGAAGTCGCTCGTCGCGCTCGGGCTCCACTTCAAGGCGCTCTGCGAGGGGCGCGTCTCGTTCTACACGAGCCCGATCAAGGCCCTCGCGAGCGAGAAGTTCTTCGCCCTCTGTGGCGAGCTCGGGCCGGAGAACGTCGGGATGCGGACGGGCGACGCGAGCATCAACCCCGAGGGGGGCGTCGTCTGCTGCACGGCGGAGGTCCTCTCGAACATGGCGCTCCGGGTCGGCGAGGAGCTCGACGCGCCCTACGTCGTCATGGACGAGTTCCACTACTACGCCGACAAGGAGCGGGGGGTCGCCTGGCAGGTGCCGCTCCTCGTCCTGCCGAACACGCAGTTCCTCCTCATGTCGGCGACGCTCGGCGACACGTCGGCGATCGCCGAGCGGCTGAAGCACGACACGGGGCGCGAGGTGGCATTCGTCACGTCGGACGAGCGTCCCGTCCCGCTCGACTTCGCGTACGCCGAGACACCGCTCCACCAGACGATCGAGAAGCTCCTCGAGCAGGGGAAGAGCCCGATCTACGTCGTGAACTTCACGCAGCGCGAGTGCGCCGAGCTGGCGCAGGCGCTGACGAGCGTGAAGATCGGAAGCAAGGAGGAGCGGGAGGCGATCCGGGAGGTCGTGGCGGGGCGGCGCCTCGTCACCCCCTACGGCAAGGAGTTCCGTCGGTTCCTCTCGTTCGGCGTCGGCGTCCACCACGCCGGGCTCCTCCCGCGCTACCGGCTCCTCGTCGAGCAGCTCGCGCAGAAGGGGCTCCTGCACGTCATCTGCGGCACCGACACGCTCGGCGTCGGCGTGAACATCCCGATCCGGACCGTCCTCTTCTCCAAGCTCGCCAAGTTCGACGGGACGAAGGTCGGCCTCCTCACGGTCCGCGAGTTCAAGCAGATCGCGGGGCGCGCGGGGCGGCGCGGCTTCGACACCGAGGGGAGCGTCGTCGCGCAGGCGCCGGAGCACATCGTCGAGAAGAAGCAGGCGACGAAGAAGTCCGACGCCTCGGGGAAGAAGGTCGGAAAGACGTTCCGCGGGCCGGCGAAGGGAGAGATCTCCTGGACCGAGGAGACGTTCCAGAGGCTCATCACCCGGCCGCCGGAGACGCTGAAGTCGCGCTTCCACCTGACGCACGGGATGGTCCTCGACCTCGTGCAGCGCGACGCCGACACGAACCGCGACGCCCCGCCGCCGGAGAGGAACTTCTCGGCGCTGCGCGACCTCGTCGCCCGCTGCCACGAGGACGACGCGGCGAAGGCGCGCCTCCTGAAGCACGCGGCGCTCCTCGTGCGCTCGCTCTCCCGGGCCGGGATCGTCGGGATGTCCGTCGAGGAGACCGGCTTCCGCCGGGTCGTCGTCGCCGACGACCTGCAGTGGGACTTCTCCCTCCACCAGGCGCTCTCGATCTACGCCGTCACGGCGCTCGAGCGGCTCGACCCCGCCTCGCCGACCTACGCCGTCGACGTCGTCACCGTCGTCGAGTCGATCCTCGAGAACCCCGACATCATTCTTCGAAAGCAGACGGACCGGGCGAAGGGGAAGCTCGTCGAGGAGCTGAAGGCCGAGGGCGTTCCGTACGAGGAGCGGATGGCGAAGCTGGAAGAGGTGACGTACCCGCAGCCGCTCGCCGACTTCCTCTTCGGCGCCTTCGAGGCATTCCGCGAGGCGCATCCCTGGGCCGGGGGGACCGATCCGAAGCCGAAGTCGATCGGGCGGGAGATGTTCGAGACCTTCGCGGGCTTTTCCGACTACGTGAAGAGCTACGGCCTCGAGCGGAGCGAAGGTGTACTCCTGCGCTACCTCTCGCAGCTCTACAGGACGCTCGATCAGACGGTGCCCGAGCCGGCGAAGACCGACGCGCTCTGGGACGTCCTCGGGTTCTTCCGCGCTCTCGTCGGAGAGACCGACGCGAGCCTCCTCGAGGAGTGGGAGAGCCTCCGGCACCCCGAGGAGCTGCTCGAGGCGAAGGCCGAGCCGGAGAAGCCGAGGCAGGCCGCCTGGCTCCGCGAGCTCCTCTCCGACCCGCGCGTCTTCGCGGCGCGTGTCCGTTCCGAGATGCACCTGCTCGTCCGCGCTCTCGCGCGCAGGGACTGGGAGGACGCCGCCGAGCGGGTCTGGCAGCCGCTGGAGGGGACGGAAGGAGCCGCGGAGACGGCCTGGACGCCCGAGCGCTTCGAGGCCGTGCTGACACCGTTCTTCGAGGAGCACGCCGAGCTCGTCGCGGGCCCGGAATCGCGTCTCCACCAGTGGACGAACCTGCGCCCGGCCGGCCCGCGGCAGTGGACCGTCACCCAGACGCTCCTCGACCCCGAGGGGGACAACACCTGGGCCGTCGTCGCCGGGATCGACCTGCGAGACGAGACGGCCGCGGACGGACCGATCCTCCGTCTCACCCGGATCGATCGCTGA